The proteins below come from a single Enterobacteriaceae endosymbiont of Donacia fulgens genomic window:
- the rpsC gene encoding 30S ribosomal protein S3, which yields MGQKTHPNGLRLGITKIWNSIWFANTKNYANYLYSDLQVRKYLNKKLIKASVSKITIERPSKSIRVNIHTARPGIVIGKKGEDVEKLRKIISKITGVPAQVNITEVRKPELEAKLVADIISSQLEKRIMFRRAMKRAVQNAMRLGAKGVKVEVSGRLGGAEIARTEWYREGRVPLHTLRADIDFSLSEANTTYGIIGVKVWIFKGEILKNNFKKKLIFTKPITHHPQSYRLQRNKGRK from the coding sequence ATGGGTCAAAAAACACATCCAAATGGGTTAAGACTAGGAATTACAAAAATATGGAATTCTATTTGGTTTGCAAATACAAAAAATTATGCAAATTATTTATATAGTGATTTACAAGTAAGAAAATATTTAAATAAAAAATTAATAAAAGCTTCTGTATCTAAAATAACTATAGAAAGACCATCAAAAAGTATTAGAGTTAATATACATACTGCACGTCCTGGAATTGTAATTGGTAAAAAAGGAGAAGATGTTGAAAAACTTAGAAAAATAATTTCTAAGATTACAGGTGTTCCTGCTCAAGTAAATATAACAGAAGTTAGAAAACCAGAATTAGAAGCAAAATTAGTAGCTGATATAATATCATCACAATTAGAAAAAAGAATAATGTTTAGAAGAGCAATGAAAAGAGCAGTACAAAATGCTATGAGATTAGGTGCTAAGGGAGTAAAAGTAGAAGTAAGTGGCCGTTTAGGTGGTGCAGAAATCGCACGTACAGAATGGTATAGAGAAGGTAGAGTACCATTACATACTTTAAGAGCAGATATTGATTTTAGTTTATCAGAAGCAAATACTACTTATGGTATAATAGGAGTAAAAGTTTGGATTTTTAAAGGAGAAATTTTAAAAAATAATTTTAAAAAAAAATTAATTTTTACAAAACCTATTACACATCATCCCCAATCATATAGATTACAACGTAATAAAGGACGTAAATAA
- the rplV gene encoding 50S ribosomal protein L22 encodes MEIIAKYKYAPSSAQKLRLIANIIRGNKISKALDILNFSNKKSAFLIKKTLNSAIANAEHNYGLDIDSLFIFKIFIDIGTNIKRIMPRAKGRSDRILKYTSHITIVLSDNIIGEKD; translated from the coding sequence ATGGAAATTATTGCAAAATATAAATATGCTCCTTCTTCTGCACAAAAATTAAGGTTAATAGCTAATATTATTAGGGGTAATAAAATTTCTAAAGCTTTAGATATTTTAAATTTTTCTAATAAAAAATCAGCTTTTTTAATAAAAAAAACATTAAATTCAGCTATAGCTAATGCTGAACATAATTATGGATTAGATATTGATAGTTTATTTATATTTAAAATTTTTATAGATATAGGTACAAATATAAAACGTATTATGCCTCGTGCCAAAGGTCGTTCAGATAGAATATTAAAATATACAAGTCATATTACTATTGTATTATCAGATAATATAATTGGAGAAAAAGATTAA
- the rpsS gene encoding 30S ribosomal protein S19 → MPRSLKKGPFIDQHLLKKVEKSIKNKDKKPLRTWSRRSTVFPNMIGLTIAIHNGRQHIPIYILDEMVGHKLGEFAPTRTYRGHTADKKIKKTLKK, encoded by the coding sequence ATGCCACGTTCTTTAAAAAAAGGTCCTTTTATTGATCAACATTTATTGAAAAAAGTTGAAAAATCAATAAAAAATAAAGATAAAAAACCATTACGTACTTGGTCAAGGCGTTCAACTGTTTTTCCCAATATGATTGGATTAACTATTGCTATACATAATGGAAGACAACATATTCCAATCTATATTTTAGATGAAATGGTTGGACATAAGTTAGGAGAATTTGCTCCCACACGTACATATAGAGGACATACAGCAGATAAAAAAATAAAAAAAACTTTAAAAAAATAA
- the rplB gene encoding 50S ribosomal protein L2, whose product MTIKKYKPTSPGRRHMIKIINHNLYKGKPLSSRIEKKNKSGGRNNNGRITTRHIGGGHKQLYRIIDFKRDKDNIPAIVERIEYDPNRSANIALIKYKDGVKKYILSPKNLKIGDIVESGINVNIRIGNTLPLSNIPVGTILHNVEMKPGKGGQIARAAGTYVQLVAKEDLYITLRLKSGEIRKILSKCRATLGEIGNNEHMLKSFGKAGAKRWKGIRPTVRGTAMNPIDHPHGGGEGKNFGKHPVTPWGVQTKGKKTRKNKRTDKYIIKHRNK is encoded by the coding sequence ATGACAATAAAAAAATATAAACCAACATCACCTGGTAGACGTCATATGATTAAAATTATTAATCATAATTTATATAAGGGAAAACCTCTCTCTTCTAGAATAGAAAAAAAAAATAAATCAGGGGGGAGAAATAATAATGGTCGTATTACAACTCGTCACATTGGAGGAGGACATAAACAATTATATCGTATTATAGATTTTAAAAGAGATAAAGATAATATTCCTGCTATAGTAGAACGTATTGAATATGATCCAAATCGTTCTGCTAATATTGCATTAATTAAATATAAAGATGGAGTAAAAAAATATATTTTATCTCCTAAAAATTTAAAAATTGGTGATATTGTAGAATCAGGAATAAATGTTAATATTAGAATTGGAAACACATTACCTTTAAGTAATATTCCTGTTGGAACTATTTTACATAATGTTGAAATGAAACCAGGTAAAGGCGGACAAATAGCTAGAGCAGCTGGTACATATGTACAATTAGTTGCAAAAGAAGATTTATATATAACTTTAAGATTAAAATCAGGAGAAATTCGTAAAATTTTATCTAAATGTAGAGCTACATTAGGAGAAATAGGAAATAATGAACATATGTTGAAATCTTTTGGTAAAGCAGGAGCAAAAAGATGGAAAGGGATAAGACCTACAGTAAGAGGAACAGCAATGAATCCTATAGACCATCCTCATGGTGGAGGAGAAGGTAAAAATTTTGGAAAACATCCTGTAACCCCATGGGGAGTACAAACTAAAGGTAAAAAAACAAGAAAAAATAAAAGAACAGATAAATATATTATTAAACATCGTAATAAATAA
- the rplW gene encoding 50S ribosomal protein L23: MIFKEYDFKIIKGPHISEKSSFVAEKTNTLIIKVLKKATKIDIKKAIKKIFNIKVKNINTLIVKGKKKKNKKYNYQHSDWKKAYIILEKNQKIDFNVNKNL, encoded by the coding sequence ATGATTTTTAAAGAATATGATTTTAAAATCATAAAAGGACCACATATTTCTGAAAAATCTTCCTTTGTTGCAGAAAAAACAAATACTTTAATTATAAAAGTTTTAAAAAAAGCAACAAAAATAGATATTAAAAAAGCAATAAAAAAAATTTTTAATATAAAAGTTAAAAATATTAATACTTTAATTGTTAAAGGTAAAAAAAAAAAAAATAAAAAATATAATTATCAACATAGTGATTGGAAAAAAGCATATATAATTTTAGAAAAAAATCAAAAAATTGATTTTAATGTAAATAAAAATTTATAA
- the rplD gene encoding 50S ribosomal protein L4, whose translation MEIITEDTKDIVIISDIIFNRNYNKPLIHQLIESYRTIGRQGTKAQKTRGEVKGSGKKPWKQKGTGKARAGSFKSPIWRSGGVTFASKNKIYNKKINKKMFRNALKSIFSKLIKEKRLILVKEFTISKPKTKILIEKLKKYLSKKIMIITTFIDQNLFLASRNLYNIKIKNSININPIYLINANIIIVTVNAIKHIEEILK comes from the coding sequence ATGGAAATTATAACAGAAGACACTAAAGATATAGTTATAATTTCAGATATTATTTTTAACAGGAATTATAACAAACCATTAATACATCAATTAATAGAATCTTATAGAACAATAGGTAGACAAGGAACTAAAGCTCAAAAAACAAGAGGAGAAGTAAAAGGATCAGGTAAAAAACCATGGAAACAAAAAGGTACAGGGAAAGCTAGAGCAGGTTCTTTTAAAAGTCCAATTTGGCGTTCTGGAGGAGTTACTTTTGCATCAAAAAATAAAATATATAATAAAAAAATTAATAAAAAAATGTTTCGTAATGCATTAAAAAGTATTTTTTCAAAATTAATTAAAGAAAAAAGATTAATTTTAGTAAAAGAATTTACTATAAGTAAACCAAAAACTAAAATATTAATTGAAAAATTAAAAAAATATTTATCAAAAAAAATAATGATTATTACAACATTTATTGATCAAAATTTATTTTTAGCATCACGGAATTTATACAATATAAAAATTAAAAATTCTATTAATATAAATCCTATTTATTTAATAAATGCTAATATAATTATTGTAACTGTTAATGCTATTAAACATATAGAAGAGATATTAAAATGA
- the rplC gene encoding 50S ribosomal protein L3, with protein MIGLIGKKMGMTRFFTEEGLSIPITVIHFETIRITQIKTILNDGYNAIQMTTGFKKTSRMNKAEIGHFAKAKTEAGYILWEYRFKKNNPKKFYVGQKIDINIFKQIIKVDITGISKGKGFSGTVKRWNFKTQDASHGNSLSHRVPGSIGQNQTPGKVFKGKKMAGQLGSKKITIQNLHIIKLDTIKNLLLIKGAVPGYTGSNVIVKPAVKNLIQ; from the coding sequence ATGATTGGATTAATAGGGAAAAAGATGGGTATGACTAGATTTTTTACTGAAGAAGGTTTATCCATACCAATAACTGTTATACATTTTGAAACAATTCGTATTACTCAAATTAAAACGATTTTAAATGATGGATATAATGCAATTCAAATGACTACAGGATTTAAAAAAACAAGTCGTATGAATAAAGCTGAAATAGGACATTTTGCAAAAGCAAAAACAGAAGCAGGATATATTTTATGGGAATATCGTTTTAAAAAAAATAATCCTAAAAAATTTTATGTAGGACAAAAAATAGATATTAATATTTTTAAACAAATAATAAAGGTAGATATTACAGGTATATCTAAAGGAAAAGGATTTTCAGGAACTGTAAAAAGATGGAATTTTAAAACTCAAGATGCTAGCCATGGAAATTCACTTTCACATAGGGTTCCAGGTTCTATTGGACAGAATCAAACTCCTGGAAAAGTATTTAAAGGAAAAAAAATGGCTGGCCAATTAGGTAGTAAAAAAATTACTATCCAAAATTTACATATTATAAAATTAGATACTATAAAAAATTTATTACTCATAAAAGGAGCTGTTCCTGGATATACTGGAAGTAATGTTATTGTTAAGCCAGCAGTAAAAAATTTAATTCAATAA
- the rpsJ gene encoding 30S ribosomal protein S10 codes for MQNQRIRIRLKAFDHRLIDQSTAEIVETAKRTGAQVRGPIPLPTRKEKFTILISPHVDKDARDQYEIRTHKRLVDIIEPTEKTVDALMRLDLAAGVDVQISLG; via the coding sequence ATGCAGAACCAAAGAATCCGTATTCGTCTAAAAGCTTTTGATCATCGTTTGATTGATCAATCAACAGCAGAAATTGTTGAAACAGCTAAACGTACTGGTGCTCAAGTTCGTGGACCAATACCTTTGCCTACTCGCAAAGAAAAATTTACAATATTAATTTCACCTCATGTTGATAAAGATGCACGAGATCAATATGAAATTAGAACTCATAAACGTTTAGTTGATATTATAGAGCCAACAGAAAAAACTGTAGATGCATTAATGAGATTAGATTTAGCAGCAGGAGTAGATGTACAAATAAGTTTAGGTTAA
- the ruvX gene encoding Holliday junction resolvase RuvX → MKKQNNITLLAFDYGIKNIGVAVGHSLIRIAHKLKVIKNKKIGNINWVKFDNLINQWKPKKIIVGLPLKMDGSQQYITILAKNFAFNIKKKFNIEIIFHDERLSTVEAKYILFSKGGWKKLQKSDINSLSACIILQSWFENN, encoded by the coding sequence ATGAAAAAACAAAATAATATAACATTATTAGCTTTTGATTATGGAATTAAAAATATAGGAGTTGCTGTAGGACATAGTTTAATCAGGATAGCACATAAATTAAAAGTTATTAAAAATAAAAAAATAGGAAATATTAATTGGGTTAAATTTGATAATTTAATTAATCAATGGAAACCTAAAAAAATTATAGTTGGTTTACCATTAAAAATGGATGGAAGTCAACAATATATTACTATTTTAGCTAAAAATTTTGCTTTTAATATAAAAAAAAAATTTAATATAGAAATAATTTTTCATGATGAAAGATTAAGTACAGTTGAAGCTAAATATATTTTATTTTCAAAAGGAGGTTGGAAAAAATTACAAAAAAGTGATATTAATTCTTTGTCAGCATGTATTATTTTACAAAGCTGGTTTGAAAATAATTAA
- the hemW gene encoding radical SAM family heme chaperone HemW, producing MINFNKYYSLYIHIPWCLKKCPYCDFYSTIFIKKNIKIQELYINSLLLDLEKTLFFIKKKIYIKSIFLGGGTPSLLNEKLISLLLNKIKKKIYVLKSVEITIEINPSSISEKKIKSYINSGINRFSIGVQSFNNQSLKILGRLHNAEEAINAINILVKNNISNFNLDIIYGIPGQSLKNSYDDLYKAILFKPSHISWYQLTIEKNTIFEKFKPKNLLNDNLLWKMFLQGKKIFFKHQYLQYEISSFVKEKKFMCKHNLNYWYFGNYLGIGCNSHSKITFNNKIIRIIKNKNIKKYINGDFFYSIKTILHKEIIFEFFLNRLRLYKKISKKEFLKMTGIKTVIIIPLIKKALKLDYLKENNDYWFITNKGHLYLNNLLEIFI from the coding sequence ATGATTAATTTTAATAAATATTACAGTTTATATATTCATATTCCTTGGTGTTTAAAAAAATGTCCTTATTGTGATTTTTATTCAACTATTTTTATAAAAAAAAATATAAAAATACAAGAACTATATATAAATAGTTTATTATTAGATTTAGAAAAAACTTTATTTTTTATTAAAAAAAAAATTTATATTAAAAGTATTTTTTTAGGAGGAGGTACTCCAAGTTTATTAAACGAAAAATTAATATCATTACTTTTAAATAAAATAAAAAAAAAAATATATGTATTAAAATCAGTAGAAATTACAATTGAAATAAATCCATCTTCTATTTCTGAAAAAAAAATTAAAAGTTATATAAATAGTGGTATTAATCGTTTTTCTATTGGAGTTCAAAGTTTTAATAATCAAAGTTTAAAAATATTAGGAAGATTACATAATGCTGAAGAAGCTATTAATGCTATTAATATTTTAGTTAAAAATAATATATCAAATTTTAATTTAGATATAATCTATGGCATACCTGGACAATCATTAAAAAATTCTTATGATGATTTATATAAAGCAATTTTATTTAAACCTAGTCATATTTCATGGTATCAGTTAACTATTGAAAAAAATACAATTTTTGAAAAATTTAAACCTAAAAATTTATTAAATGATAATTTATTATGGAAAATGTTTTTACAAGGAAAAAAAATATTTTTTAAACATCAATATCTACAATATGAAATTTCTTCTTTTGTAAAAGAAAAAAAATTTATGTGTAAACATAATTTAAATTATTGGTATTTTGGTAATTATTTAGGTATTGGTTGTAACTCTCATAGTAAAATTACATTTAATAATAAAATTATTAGAATTATTAAAAATAAAAATATTAAAAAATATATAAATGGTGATTTTTTTTATTCTATAAAAACAATTTTGCATAAAGAAATAATATTTGAATTTTTTTTAAATCGGTTAAGACTATATAAAAAAATTAGTAAAAAAGAATTTCTAAAAATGACTGGAATAAAAACAGTAATAATTATTCCTTTAATAAAAAAAGCACTAAAATTAGATTATTTAAAAGAAAATAATGATTATTGGTTTATAACTAATAAAGGACATTTATATTTAAATAATTTATTAGAAATTTTTATTTAA
- the trmB gene encoding tRNA (guanosine(46)-N7)-methyltransferase TrmB: MNNIKSFVCRYRKLKKSKKIFFKKYFHLFNISYKKKELNFTSIFNNKLPIIIDIGFGIDDNIINFAMNYIYYNFIGIEVYLPGIINCIKKIKKNKIKNLKLIYYDAFFVFKNMIPNYSIKLIQLYFPDPWPKIKHKKRRLLKIDFLKIIFLKLQNNGILYIITDCLDYKNNIISNIKNININNNKFIILKSNQYKNIYKNLNLYLLKTKFFDQAKKQKKNIYYIEYKKILFLK; encoded by the coding sequence ATGAATAATATAAAAAGTTTTGTTTGTCGTTATAGAAAATTAAAAAAATCGAAGAAAATATTTTTTAAAAAATATTTCCATCTTTTTAATATTTCTTATAAAAAAAAAGAATTAAATTTTACAAGTATTTTTAATAATAAATTACCTATTATAATCGATATTGGTTTTGGTATAGATGATAATATTATAAATTTTGCTATGAATTATATATATTATAATTTTATTGGAATAGAAGTTTATTTACCAGGAATTATAAATTGTATAAAAAAAATAAAAAAAAATAAAATTAAAAATTTAAAATTAATTTATTATGATGCTTTTTTTGTGTTTAAAAATATGATACCTAATTATTCAATAAAATTAATTCAATTATATTTTCCTGATCCTTGGCCAAAGATAAAACATAAAAAAAGAAGATTATTAAAAATAGATTTTTTAAAAATTATTTTTTTAAAATTACAAAATAATGGAATATTATATATAATAACTGATTGTTTAGATTATAAAAATAATATTATATCAAATATTAAAAATATTAATATTAATAATAATAAATTTATTATTTTAAAATCTAATCAATATAAAAATATTTATAAAAATTTAAATTTATATTTATTAAAAACTAAATTTTTTGACCAAGCAAAAAAACAAAAAAAAAATATATATTATATAGAATATAAAAAAATTTTATTTCTTAAATAA
- a CDS encoding oxidative damage protection protein, with translation MSKKIFCVYFQCKMKKLNYKVYPGNIGEIIYNHISKNAWIKWLLYQTKLINEKKLNMTKEKDISFLEKEMINFLFKNNNF, from the coding sequence ATGTCAAAAAAAATTTTTTGTGTATATTTTCAATGTAAAATGAAAAAATTAAATTATAAAGTATATCCAGGTAATATAGGAGAAATAATTTATAATCATATTTCTAAAAATGCATGGATTAAATGGTTATTATATCAAACTAAACTAATCAATGAAAAAAAATTAAACATGACAAAAGAAAAAGATATTTCTTTTTTAGAAAAAGAAATGATAAATTTTTTATTTAAAAATAATAATTTCTAA
- the rmuC gene encoding DNA recombination protein RmuC gives MYFYKNFIYFFVQFLLIIIIFFYLKKKKRISKNYLIKKIKENRKLEIQLIKKMEKIEFLQKIKIENKSLNNMISNQIEIILNLKIKIKELETKLNDTIIFFNKKEKLIINNNHHLNIEFQNLANKILKKSEKRINKYSTQNMKNIIYPLNIQLEFLTKQLQKNLNQESLERNILTNEIKNLKKLNIHISQEAINLTNALKGNNKVQGIWGELVLNKILESSGLRNGYEYETQKKIKLENNEIIQPDVIINLPYNKKIIIDSKMTLISYERYFNTNDKNKQKKALNEHILAIRNHLHLLSNKKYQCLLKLKLLDYIIMFIPIESAFSLAINFKPALLYEALKLNIMLVSPTTLMISLRTIENLWRFDKQNKNSLIIASKATKLYDKIRLFVDDIHLLEKSINKLQINYNLAIKKLFKGKGNIISKAENFRNLGIKVINKINKDFKEKKIK, from the coding sequence ATGTATTTTTATAAAAATTTTATTTATTTTTTTGTACAATTTTTATTAATTATTATTATATTTTTTTATTTAAAAAAAAAAAAACGAATTTCTAAAAATTATTTAATAAAAAAAATAAAAGAAAATAGAAAATTAGAAATTCAATTAATTAAAAAAATGGAAAAAATAGAATTTTTACAAAAAATAAAAATAGAAAATAAATCTTTAAATAATATGATATCTAATCAGATTGAAATTATTCTAAATTTAAAAATAAAAATTAAAGAACTTGAAACAAAATTAAATGATACTATTATTTTTTTTAATAAAAAAGAAAAATTAATCATTAATAATAATCATCATTTAAATATAGAATTTCAAAATTTAGCTAATAAAATTTTAAAAAAAAGTGAAAAAAGAATAAATAAATATAGTACTCAAAATATGAAAAATATTATTTATCCTTTAAATATACAATTAGAGTTTTTAACAAAACAATTACAAAAAAATTTAAATCAAGAATCATTAGAAAGAAATATATTAACTAATGAAATTAAAAATTTAAAAAAATTAAATATACATATTTCTCAAGAAGCTATTAATCTTACTAATGCTTTAAAAGGTAATAATAAAGTTCAAGGTATTTGGGGGGAATTAGTATTAAATAAAATTTTAGAATCTTCTGGGTTAAGAAATGGATATGAATATGAAACACAAAAAAAAATAAAATTAGAAAATAATGAAATAATACAACCAGATGTAATTATAAATTTACCTTATAATAAAAAGATAATTATAGATTCAAAAATGACTTTAATATCATATGAACGTTATTTTAATACTAATGATAAAAATAAACAAAAAAAAGCATTAAATGAGCATATATTAGCTATTCGTAATCATTTACACTTACTAAGTAATAAAAAATATCAATGTTTATTAAAACTAAAATTATTAGATTATATTATAATGTTTATCCCAATAGAATCTGCATTTTCATTAGCAATTAATTTTAAACCTGCTTTATTATATGAAGCTTTAAAATTAAATATTATGTTAGTTAGTCCTACAACTTTAATGATTTCTTTAAGAACAATAGAAAATTTATGGCGTTTTGATAAACAAAATAAAAATTCTTTAATTATTGCAAGTAAAGCAACAAAATTATATGATAAAATTAGATTATTTGTAGATGACATACATCTTTTAGAAAAAAGTATTAATAAATTACAAATAAATTATAATTTAGCTATTAAAAAATTATTTAAAGGTAAAGGTAATATAATTTCTAAAGCAGAAAATTTTCGTAATTTAGGAATAAAAGTAATAAATAAAATTAATAAAGATTTTAAAGAAAAAAAAATAAAATAA
- a CDS encoding TatD family hydrolase, with the protein MFDISVNLTNKQFQKDIDSVINRAIKKKVNGMLIIGCSIKDSVSAHNITKKYKNYCWSTVGIHPHYANLWKNNIINKIEKLLKYKNIVAVGECGLDFYRNYSSQKKQLLAFNTQLEIAASYSMPIYLHCRNAFNIFFNVLKFWIHKISKIIIHCFSGNKYELEKCLDMNMSIGLSELFFNKKYRIGSIQDIKLIPKEKLLIGTDSPFLLFKKMYYKIYKKLKGRNEPSLLPNLLKKIVFLRKEKYSILDTQTEKNAFNILNLSINN; encoded by the coding sequence ATGTTTGATATAAGTGTTAATTTAACAAATAAACAATTTCAAAAAGATATCGATAGTGTTATAAATAGAGCCATTAAAAAAAAAGTAAATGGTATGCTAATTATAGGATGTTCTATAAAAGATAGTGTAAGTGCTCATAATATAACTAAAAAATATAAAAATTATTGTTGGTCTACAGTAGGTATACATCCTCATTATGCTAATTTATGGAAAAATAATATTATTAATAAAATAGAAAAATTGTTAAAATATAAAAATATTGTAGCAGTAGGAGAATGTGGATTAGATTTTTATAGAAATTATTCATCTCAAAAAAAACAACTATTAGCTTTTAATACACAACTTGAAATAGCTGCATCTTATTCTATGCCTATATATTTACATTGTCGTAATGCTTTTAATATTTTTTTTAATGTACTAAAATTTTGGATTCATAAAATTTCTAAAATTATAATACATTGTTTTTCTGGTAATAAATATGAATTAGAAAAATGTTTGGATATGAATATGTCAATAGGTTTAAGTGAATTATTTTTTAATAAAAAATATAGAATAGGATCTATACAAGATATTAAATTAATTCCTAAAGAAAAATTATTAATTGGAACTGATTCTCCATTTTTATTATTTAAAAAAATGTATTATAAAATATATAAAAAATTAAAAGGAAGAAATGAACCTTCACTATTACCTAATCTTTTAAAAAAAATTGTTTTTTTAAGAAAAGAAAAATATTCAATTTTAGATACTCAAACAGAAAAAAATGCATTTAATATTTTAAATTTAAGTATAAATAATTGA
- the asnS gene encoding asparagine--tRNA ligase, with translation MYLISSISQLITGKIKINSKIFIGGWVRNRRHSKLGISFINLYDGSCIQDIQIIANNKLNNYEKEILNITSGCSLKVKGIFKYSPKNLQKYEIHALQIKILGWVYNPGEYPISPKKHSLKYLREVSHLRSRTKIISCITRIKHNIALYIHNFLNKKNFFWVNTPLITTLDTEGSGKMFRVSTLDLSNIKYIKNNNIFKKDFFGKEVFLTVSGQLNLETYACSMSKVYTFGPTFRAENSNTKRHLAEFWMLEIEIAFSNLEYIIYFIEKMLKSIFKYFLNFHESEISFLSQRNNNNLFNKINKVLLNKFNIIEYNEAINILKNCKEKFSHIITWGEDLLIEHEKYLTNKYFNNIVIIYNYPKNIKAFYMYLNNDKKTVASIDVLFPDIGEIIGGSQRESRIDILDKRLKELKLNKNNYWWYRDLRKYGTIPHSGFGLGFERLISYITGIYNIKDIIPFPRTPYNARF, from the coding sequence ATGTATTTAATTTCTAGTATATCTCAATTAATAACTGGAAAAATAAAAATTAATAGTAAAATATTTATAGGAGGTTGGGTTCGTAATAGAAGACATTCTAAATTAGGTATTTCTTTTATTAATTTATATGATGGATCTTGTATACAAGATATACAAATTATTGCTAATAATAAATTAAATAATTATGAAAAAGAAATTTTAAATATTACTAGTGGATGTTCTTTAAAAGTAAAAGGAATATTTAAATATTCTCCTAAAAATTTACAAAAATATGAAATACATGCATTACAAATAAAAATTTTAGGTTGGGTATATAATCCTGGGGAATATCCCATTTCTCCTAAAAAACATAGTTTAAAATATTTAAGAGAAGTATCTCATTTAAGATCTAGAACAAAAATAATTAGTTGTATTACAAGAATAAAACATAATATTGCTTTATATATACATAATTTTTTAAATAAAAAAAATTTTTTTTGGGTTAATACTCCTTTAATTACTACATTAGATACTGAAGGATCAGGCAAAATGTTTAGAGTATCTACTCTAGATTTATCAAATATTAAATATATAAAAAATAATAATATTTTTAAAAAAGATTTTTTTGGTAAAGAAGTATTTTTAACCGTTTCAGGACAATTAAATTTAGAAACATATGCTTGTTCTATGTCTAAAGTTTATACATTTGGACCTACTTTTAGAGCGGAAAACTCAAATACTAAACGTCATCTAGCAGAATTTTGGATGTTAGAAATAGAAATAGCATTTTCTAATTTAGAATATATTATCTATTTTATAGAAAAAATGTTAAAAAGTATTTTTAAATACTTTTTAAATTTTCATGAAAGTGAGATTTCTTTTTTATCTCAAAGAAATAATAATAATTTGTTTAATAAAATTAATAAAGTTTTATTAAATAAATTTAATATTATTGAATATAATGAAGCTATAAATATTTTAAAAAATTGTAAAGAAAAATTTTCCCATATAATTACATGGGGTGAAGATCTTTTAATAGAACACGAAAAATATTTAACAAATAAATATTTTAATAATATAGTAATAATATATAATTATCCTAAAAATATTAAAGCATTTTATATGTATTTAAATAATGATAAAAAAACTGTAGCATCTATAGATGTTTTATTTCCTGATATTGGAGAAATTATAGGAGGTTCTCAACGAGAGAGTAGAATAGATATTCTAGATAAAAGATTAAAGGAATTAAAACTTAATAAAAATAATTATTGGTGGTATCGTGATTTAAGAAAATATGGTACCATCCCTCATTCTGGATTTGGTTTAGGTTTTGAAAGATTAATATCATATATTACTGGGATATATAACATTAAAGATATAATACCATTTCCAAGAACTCCTTATAATGCAAGATTTTAA